From the genome of Gorilla gorilla gorilla isolate KB3781 chromosome 4, NHGRI_mGorGor1-v2.1_pri, whole genome shotgun sequence:
gcattgccatttacATGGGATAAAGCTAGTTTACCCTTAAAGGTATTTTGTGTGTGCACCTTTTCTTCTCCCCTCATGCGTCTCTCACACAGAACATTTTTGGTGTCACAAACAGAATCCGAAAGAAAAAGCATGCCATTTTGCGGCCGCAAGGACCAGGCTGGGAGCTTGGAGACTTCCCATATCCAAGGATGGGAACTCCCCCAGTTCTTCCCCGTGGCCATTGAGTGGTCCAAGGGAATTGGCCTTTGTGAAAATTGGGAATCTAAATTAGTGCAATTTGAACCTTTGTGCGTGAAGTGCTGCAGGGAATCCCAGTTGGTAAAGGGGATGCTGAGGGAATTTCCCTGCGTGGATGGTGCTTGCTTACTGCTTATAAGTTAATGTGTCAAGATAGGGACTGGTTGCTACAGGAGAAATGTAAGCTGGAAAAGGAAAATGCTAATCTGACTTCCAGACTGGTCCTGGCCCAATGCCAGGCCTATGTCTTGACTGATCAGGCTCAAAGCTATCAGCCTATTGATGAAAAAAGCATCTGTTTGAGTGGCCCCGTCAGTGTACTGGAAGTAGAAGTACTGAAGAAGTAGTCAGCCAGGGTTTGGAGCAGGTACAAACCCAGCTCCTATCTCAAAGATGGGAAATTAACCCTAGTAAAATTCAAGGACCTGCACAAACTGTAAAATTCCTTGGCATCCTATGGAATAAGGGAAATAATCCGTTTTACCAAAGGCTAAGGATAAAATACTAGAATTTGCAACCCCTACCAATAAAAAGGAAGCCCAGAAATTGGCTTGTTTGGATTCTGGAAACGTCATATTCCCCATTTGGGTAACATTTTACAACCTCTGCATGCAGTCATTAGAAAACGCTATGACTTTcactggggagagaaagagaccaTGACTTTTGAACAAGCTAAACAAGCAGTGCAACTGGCCCTAGATCTATGGTCCATATGGTGATGGCCCAGTAGAACTGCAAGTAACTGTCCTAAATCAACATGCTAATTGGAGCCTTAGGCAGAAACAAGATGGGAAGAGGGTATCTTTGGAGTTTTGGACCTGGAAGCTGCCAGAGGCCGGCAAAGCTTATACTCCTTTCAAGAAGCAATTGTTAGCTTGCTGTTGGGCTTTGCTGGAAACGGAGCACCTCTGCTTCAACCATGATGTCTTTATGATTATGACTTGGGTCATGAGTTCTCCCAAAACTCACCAGTTCTGATGAAGGAAGTGGTGGGAGCAGCCAGCTGGCTGAATTGGTAGCCGTCCTCGAAGCTCTTCAGGAGGAGGCCAGAGGGATTTGTCACTTGTAGAAAAAATTTGGTCAGTAGCAAACGGTCTCACTACTAGGATGCCCCAATGGCAACAAAACAAATGGTTAATTGGGAATAAAGAGGTTTGGGGAAAACAATACTGGGAAGATATCTGAATCCTTGCGCACACTACCATTATCTCTGTTTGCCATATTGGTGCTCATGCGTCTCTGCTTTTTCTTGACAGACTATTTAATCAGCAGGCAGATCAACAGGCCAAAATTTCCACCATAACTGCAAACTTGAATGCGGATGAATGGATTACAATATGGTCAAACCTTGCAATGAGAGGCATTATAATGTATGGTGCTATAATTGATAGTGATTACTGGGGAGAGTTAAAGGTCATTTTATACAATACCACTCCAGATTCTTTTGCTATAAAACTGCAGATGCAGGTTGCTCAATTGTTAGTGGTATCTTGTCAACCCCCGAGGAAATTTCCACCCCAATAGAAACAACATATAGAACGGAACATTCAGGTCCACCAGAGTGGGCAACTTAAATCCTGGAGCTAAAATATGGGTACAGTGTCCATCAGATCCTGCCCCTAAGACTGCTGACCTTGTAGCTATTGGAGCAGAATATGAAGGCACAGTACAATTTCCTAAAGATGAAAAACAGTATCATGTTCCCCTCCATTTTTGTTATTACAGAGAATAACCTGTCTGCTAGTAATCAGCACCTGGATCACCATGTCTGAGGCTGAGAATGAGTTCATCAACTGGGTAGCCACTGCTGCAATAGAAGCCAACTGCAGTCAGTGCTGGCTCTGTGTTGAGTTGCCAGAGGCCGCTGGGAATGGGCTACCTTGGAGAATTGTCCCTGCTAACATTTCTGAATGGATATGCCAATACCAATGGGAGTGGGATAacacttggttttgttttgattttttgagccagagtctctctctgtcgcccaggctggagtgcagtggcacgatcttggctcagtgcaacctctgcctcctgggttcaagcgattctcctgcctcagcctcccaagtagctgggattataggtgcatgtcaccacgcctggctaattttttgtatttttagtagagatggggtttcaccgtattgcccaggctgatgtcaaactcctgagttcaggtgatccgccctcctcggcctcccaaagtgctgggattgcaggtgtgagccaccgcgcctggcccgggATAACACTTGTAATCCAACCTGGACTTCTTTTAACCAAACAGTCTATTTTTGCCCAAGCCCAAACAAAACACAGCACCTTTGTTACTTCAATTACACATTACAGCGATACAATTATAGTAGAACTCTTCTTGTTCCCTGGGGGGCCCTCTAGGTATGCAAATCCTACAGGTGGCAATACCTGCTTGGACGGGGAGACACACTTGGGGGTGGCCATTAATTCCATTCACCATCTGGGATAATATTTCTCTCCCCAGTAATCTAGATGCTTACAAACATTGCTGGTTATGAATGCGCCGGACTCCCTGGTGACGGTACCCTATCACAGTATTCTCCCCTGCCACCGGTACAATCCTGCTTCAGCAACAAATTCAAACATTCAGCTTACATGTAGAAAAAGCTCTTAATGATAGTAGCATGGAACTTATGTTGTAATCAGATAAATTTGCTCAGCTCTGTACTGTCATGTTGCAAAGTCAAATGGCATTAGGTTTGCTTACCGCAGCCCAAGGAAAGGTTTGCCCCTTACTGCATCCTGAATGTTATGTGTATATCCCTGACAATTCTCACAATATGAATCTCCTTGCAAAGCCATGAGGGGTGTGGTTTTTATTAATTATGCTTTTAGTTCTCCTGTGCTTACCCTGTATCTGTAATCTATATCAATTGTGGCTTCCCTGTGTATCCGTAAGAGTATTTTCCTACAGTTGAGTATCAGATTGAGGCCAAAtgtggaggaaaagttaaatattaaatttgaactcaattGAACATGGACACAAACAATGGTCACCAAGTCCCGGAACGGGTTGTGTGAGTCCGTTGAGGCATTCATCCAGCGCTGTTTCAGATAAATCtctatttcaatctattcctatatgttagttattgaaaaacaacagacaatcgcaaaaacaagttgacctttttgtgttccttgagCCTGGTCACGAAGGGCCCTCGTGCCTGGAGCTCATGCCAAACAACTCATTACAAAAGAGCTAGGGTCCTAGATTGTGCCGAAGCTTCATGAGACCTCTCCTCGTCTGTGCACGGACGAGTGGccgactctggagcccaggctgttgtTTCCCAGTCTGGTGGCGAATCCGCCATAGTCTGGTGAGTGCAGTGTCCGACTCTCGAGCCCAGGCTGTTGCTGTTGCTTCCCAGTCTGGTGGTGAATCCTCCATAGTCTGGTGAGTGTAAATACATatatctcttttcctttctccccttCCCATTGAACTTGCTTGttatatcatttgcttattatatctgcattgccatttaTGTGGGATAAAGCTTGTTTACCCTTAAAGGTATTGCATGTGTGCCTTTTCTTCTCCACTCGTCTCTCGCACAGAACACTAGGCAGGGGTAGGAGGAACTGGGAGTGGGGGGACCACAGGGACAAATGGCTGTGTTCATTTCTCAGGGGCCAGGCCACCCACCCATCCCCCTCTTCTGGCCTGATAGCATGCCAGCATCTGTCCCAACCCTAGAAATGAGGATTTGGCCCCAGGTCCTTCCCTTCTCAGTATCCCtctgggaaagaggaaagagcagGAAAAGGTAGAGAGGGACTTCAGCCCTGAGAAGGGGCGCAGTGGGTACCAAGGCAAGCTTCCTCAATCCAATCTTCCCCTCCCCCTGACACAAATCCCTGGCCACTGCTGCTGGAGACTTGATTGGAAACTGCTTGCTAAGGTTATGATGGGAGGGTGGGGCATTGTGCCTATAGGGACAACCCAGGCAGACTCCTAGGACTATTTTATGGACATGTTGTACACAATCCTGGTTCTGGTCCTCGTCAACACTTTAGGGCTGTACACCTCAGCCATTTGAAATGGAGAGGTGAGGAgactggaaaaataaaaccaactggAAAGTTGATTCTGTACTATGTGCCTATATTGTGGTAAAGGAAATTTGTTTTGTGTGGTTGTCACTGGTGGGTAGAGATAGACAAAATTACCTTTAACCCAGACTTTTTCTCATTCTCCTTGCCTAGAGACCTCCCCACCCTCCAACATACACGTATACAATCTCATTCCCTAGTTCTTTGCATCTATATGTTCCTCTCTcgtgtttttttactttttagagatgggggtcttgctttgttacccagggtggagtgcaatagtgcaatcatagctcaatgcagcctcaaactcctcgaggaatcctcttgcctcaacctcctgcgtagctggattacagatgtgggccaccatgcctggcttctcaTGGTCTTTCTGATTTACCCAGACCTTATCCTAGTGactgtgtttgtttatttatgagatagaatcttgctctgtcatccagcctggtgtgcagtggtgcgatctcgactcactgcaactacctcctcccaggttcaagcgatccttctgcctcagcctcctgaatcgttgggatcacaggctcccgccaccatgcccagctaatttttagtagagatggggttttgccatgttggccaggctggtctcgaacttctggcctcaagtgatccacccgtgcctctgcctcccaaagttctgggattacaggtgtgagccaccatgcccgcccctAGTGGCCGGtttaaaatgaaatgtgaaaaggGGTTTTATTGCCCACCTTTCACTGGCtggttgggaattttttttttttttttttgagacaagagtttcgctcttgtcgcccaggctggagtgcaatggcgcgaacttggctcactccaacctctgtctcccagattcaagcaattctcctgcctcagcctcccaagtagctggaattacaggtgcctcgcaccatgcccggctttttttttttttttttttttgagacgttgtctcaccttgtcacccaggctggagtgcagtggcgcgatctcggctcactgtaagctctgcctcctgcgttcacgctattcacctgcctcagcctcccgagtagctgggactgcaggctcctgccaccactcctggctaatttttttgtatttttagtagagacggggtttcactgtgttagtcaggatggtcttgatctcctgacctcgtgatccctggcctcccaaagtgctgggattacaggcatgagctaccgtgcccagcctaattttttgtatctttagtagagatgggttttcaccatgttggccatgctggtctcgaacccctgacctcaggtgatccaacccccacttggcctcccaaactgctgggataataggcgtgagtcaccacacccagcctggtgggaatttttttttttttttttgagacagagtctcaatctgtcgcccaggctggagtgcagtggcgtgatctcggctcactgcaaggtccgccgcccaggttcaagcgattctcctgcctcagcctcccaagtagctgggactacaggagcccggagtagctgggattacagccatcacgtctggctaatttttgtatttttagtagagacggggtttcaccatcttggccaggctggtcttgaactcctgacctcgtgatccacccgactcggcctcctaaagtgctgggatcacaggcattagccaccgcgcccgacccaaCACCTTTTCATTTATCTGTACAGCACATATTTCCTGAGGGCATCCTGTATACTACAGATGGTTCCCAGCATTGGAGTTTTCAACTTTACATTGGTGCGAAAGCAGATCTGCATTCAGTGGAAACTGTATTTCTCTTACAATGCTGGGCAGTGTCAGCAAGCCACAGCTTCCAGTCAGCCACACATTTTCAACTTACAGTATTTTCAAcctatgatgggtttatcaggatatAACTCCATCacaagtcaaggagcatctgtaaaCAGTAAACAGAAACCCAGGCACCGTGTTTGTGCTTAGGGAGCTCGCGATCTAGTAGGGGAAGATTGTcaataaaataatcacaaatatattggctgggtgtggtggctcacgcctgtaatcctagcgctttgggaggccaaggcgggtggatcgcttgaggttaggagttcgagagcagcctggccaacatggtgaaaccctgtctccactaaaaataaaaattagccgggtgtggtggcaagcgccagtaatcccagctacttgggaagctgaggcaggagaatcgcttgaacctgggaggtgtaggctgtagtgagccaagatcgcaccactgcactccagcctgggtgacacagtgagaccctgtctcaaaaataaaaaaaagcatatatatgtaaagcagatatatatacgtgtgtgtgtgtgtgtgtgtgtgtatatctatatctatctatctatctaattgcCACCGTGCCAAGTGATTCAAAGGAAGGTAGCTGATGTTATGAGAACATATAAACGGGTGGGGCATGGGAGAAGGGGCTGAGAACACACTGGAGGGGAATGCAGAGACCACCTGGATGTCTGCTGCAATTAAACTGACAAAATATGACAATTTGGGTTACAGCGGGAGCATGGCAGCTGGAGAAATGGACTGACTTGAGATGTCCCAGATGTTCAGATCTCCCTTTTCTCTCAGGGGACAGGCAAAAGGCAAACCCAAAGAGATGACTTTGAGCCAGGAGGACCCCTTACTTTGAACTTAACAGAAACGGGGGTTTCCTCTGGTGCGTTATGTGTATCATTTATTGAACCACTACTATGTACTAGGACCGACCTTGTCACATTTAAAGTTCACAActctggcctggcgcggtggctcatgcctgtaatcccagcactttgggaggccgaggcgggcggatcacgaagtcaggagatcgagaccatcctggctaacacggtgaaactccgtctctactaaaaatacaaaaaattagccgggcgtggtggcgagcgcctgtagtctcagctagtcaggaggctgaggcaggagaatcgcttgaacccaggttgcggaggttacagtgagccaagatcgtgtcattgcactccagcctaggcgacagagtgagactccatctcaaaaacaaaacaaaacaaaaaaaagaaaaaaaaagttcacaacTCTGAGGTAGGtgtaattatccccatttcatgATGAGTCTCATAAAGTTTAGGTGATGTGCCCAGAATCACACAGGGTTGGAATCAGGATTAGGGCCCTGATCGGGCTGCATTCAAAGACCAGTTTTCTTCAATACATCATACTACGGTCCAAGACTTCTGCTACCCTGAACCCACTGTTCCTTCCTCTAGTCTAGTTTTCAAATTCGCAGGGACAAATATGGTCCTGAAGGCTCCACGAGCAGACGAGAAGGCTGGACTTCGCAACTGGGTCACCTTAGATCCGGAACTAGAGAGTGACACCGTTGTTTCcgggaggaaaaagaagaaaaagcgcTTGACCCGGAAGCTGCGTGTCCCATCCCCGCGCCTGCTTCTCTGACTGGGGTGAGGCCGCAGCGGACTGCCCTTTCCCAAGATGGCGTCGAAGATAGGTTCGAGACGGTGGATGTTGCAGCTGATCATGCAGTTGGGTTCGGTGCTGCTCACACGCTGCCCCTTTTGGGGCTGCTTCAGCCAGCTCATGCTGTACGCTGAGAGGGCTGAGGCACGCCGGTGAGCAGGCCTACGCAGCCGCTAAACGCGGCAGGGGGCGGGGATGTGGGCAAGAAATTGGGGGCTAGAAGTCGGGACCCTTGGACTGGGAGGAATTGGGACCTCCCTGGGAGGGGTTCTGGTCTGCGTGTCGGACCAAATCTGGTACGGCGGTCCTGCCCATGGGAGGGGAGTCTGGTTTGGGGGAGCAGTGGAGCCTGTGGGAACTCAAGGGGTCTCAAGCTCCTTCCCCCACCGCTTCATTCTGTCCTCGTTGCTTCCCCACTCCCGGCTCGCAGGAAGCCCGACATCCCAGTGCCTTACCTGTATTTCGACATGGGGGCGGCCGTGCTGTGCGCTAGTTTCATGTCCTTTGGCGTGAAGCGGCGCTGGTTCGCGCTCGGGGCCGCACTCCAATTGGCCATTAGCACCTACGCCGCCTACATCGGGGGCTACGTCCACTACGGGGACTGGCTGAAGGTGAGCGCCTCGGCCCCAAAAGGGTCTTCCCTCTGGGTGACGGGGAATCAGAGGCCAATGCCCAGGGCTGTTGGTGGGCGATGAATCGTGCTGGCCAGGTGCACAGTGTGAAGCCTGGGAGGTTCGAACCCCTAGGCTTATGGAGATTACAGAGCGCAGAAATGGATCTTAGAGACCACACAAACTTCCTCTTCAAAGTGTGGAAACTGAGGTCTAGAGATGGGAAACAGACTTTCCCAAAGCCACAACACAGTTAGGATACTGGTGGGACCAGAACCCCGGTCACCTGGTTCCCAGAATCTTTTAAACTGTTAGTTTAGTAATCTCAGACTCATGGGGTACAAAGGACCTTGGAGAGTACCTagttttcataaaataattttatgaaaatgtaaTTAGTCTTAGTATAGCATTTAAGCCAGAACCTGTGCCAGGCCCTGCAGGCTGGAGATAAGGTTGGACAAAGGCACTGTCCTTGAGGAAGAGACTGTCAGACCCTTAGGGGAGGAAGATGTGTGAACAGCTACAGGGCAGCAAGATCAATGTTTTTGTGGCATAGATCCCATGCCACGTAGAATAAAGAACACCAAGATTACAGTCTACAGATCTGAGAGTGGGGAAGGGAGAAACACATTGTGTCTgggttctgccacttactggcagGTAGGACctgccagttttcttttttgctgttgttttttgaaacagtctcgctccgtcgcccaggctggagtgcagtgacgctatctcaactcactgcaacctccgccttccaggttcaaacgattctcctgcctcagtctcccaagtagttgggattacaggcgcccttccccacacccgactaatttttgtatttttagtagacggggtttcctcatgttggccaggctagtctcaaactcctgacctcagggtgatccacctgcctcggcctcccaaagtgctgggattacaggcatgagccactgcgcctggccagaccTGACAGTTTTCTTAaccttctgggcctcagtttctacttctatatatatatataaagaatgatCTGTCTCTGTTGCACCTGCCCACCAAGCTTGGAAATGTAAGAGGGTTCATCAGATGGAATGGGATGTGTAGAGAGGGGTGGTTCTACACTCTGGGAAGCCAGGAGAGATGTGACGGCTGCAGTTCTTGACTGGGGTCCCCTTACCCCGGCCTAGGTCCGTATGTACTCGCGCACAGTTGCCATCATCGGCGGCTTTCTTGTGTTGGCCAGCGGTGCTGGGGAGCTGTACCGCCGGAAACCTCGCAGCCGCTCCCTGCAGTCCACCGGCCAGGTGTTCCTGGGTATCTACCTCATCTGTGTGGTATGTTGGGGGACTGTTAGTTGGAGGTGCCTGGCTGGGAGTGAACTGTGAGTCTAGGCATGGCAGAACCCCAGGAAGGTAGACACAGAACGAGGCCCTGAGTGCAGTTCCTGATGGCCCAGTTCCCTGGGAATTGCCCCGGCCAGCTTCTAGGCCTCAGGGGCCCTCCAAATGCCTGTTGAGAGGCCCTTCCTCCAACAGTGTTGCCACGAGGTAGACTGGCCATTAAATTTCAACCCTGAGAGCCAGGAGAACAAGATGGGGTGATTCTCTCATGGCTCCAGCCCCCAAAGGACTAGAAGGGGATAAAGGAGAGGTTTGGTGGGGGTCAGGCCCCAGCTGGGACTCTGCCCCCTAGAGCTGATGAGAGCTCTAGGGTAGCCACTTATGGTTCTCCCTGGTGCTAGGGGAGGCCAGGGTGACTGGAGACATGGACAGGCCCCAGGCCATTAGGTCTCATCTTAATTACCGAGTATATCTCTGTACAGCTCTCTGTGTGGGCTCCCATATTCAGAGGTGGGAGCTCTAGTCTGACTGTGGAAATACACTTCCTTCATAGCCCCTAGGGTGAGGGGAGACATGGGCCCTAATCTCCTGGGGCTCCATAGTCTGAGGGGGGGACAAAGGCCCTACTTTCAGAGGTTCCCCAGTCCAAGAGGGGAGTCAGAAGCCCATCTGCAGGGACTCATTTGCAAGTGCCATCTCAGGGGTGGTTTACCCCAGACAGGCTTCTGAGCCTGTTGGAGAGTCTTAGAGGATGGTATGTCTCCAGGCCTACTCACTGCAGCACAGCAAGGAGGACCGGCTGGCGTATCTGAACCATCTCCCAGGAGGGGAGCTGATGATCCAGCTGTTCTTCGTGCTGTATGGCATCCTGGCCCTGGCCTTTCTGTCAGGCTACTACGTGACCCTCGCTGCCCAGATCCTGGCTGTACTGCTGCCCCCTGTCATGCTGCTCATTGATGGCAATGTTGCTTACTGGCACAACACGCGGCGTGTTGAGTTCTGGAACCAGATGAAGCTCCTTGGAGAGAGTGTGGGCATCTTCGGAACTGCTGTCATCCTGGCCACTGATGGCTGAGTTTTATGGCAAGAGGCTGAGATCGGCACAGGGAGCCACTGAGGGTCACCCTGCCTTCCTCCTTGCTGGCCCAGCTGCTGTTTATTTATGCTTTTTGGTCTGTTTGTTtgatcttttgcttttttaaaattgttttttgcaGTTAAGAGGCAGCTCATTTGTCCAAATTTCTGGGCTCAGCGCTTGGGAGGGCAGGAGCCCTGGCACTAATGCTGTACAGGTTTTTTTCCTGTTAGGAGAGCTGAGGCCAGCTGCCCACTGAGTCTCCTGTCCCTGAGAAGGGAGTATGGCAGGGCTGGGATGCGGCTACTGAGAGTGGGAGAgtgggagacagaggagagaagaTGGAGATTGGAAGTGAGCAAATGTGAAAAATTCCTCTTTGAACCTGGCAGATGCAGCTAGGCTCTGCAGTGCTGTTTGGAGACTGTgagagggagtgtgtgtgttgACACATGTGGATCAGGCCCAGGAGGGGCACAGGGGCTGAGCACTACAGAAGTCACATGGGTTCTCAGGGTATGCCAGGGGCAGAAACAGTGCCGGCTCTCTGTCACTCACCTTGAGAGTGGAGCAGACCCTGTTCTGCTCTGGGCTGTGAAGGGGTGGAGCAGGCAGTGGCCAGCTTTGCCCTTCCTGCTGTCTCTGTTTCTAGCTCCAT
Proteins encoded in this window:
- the TMEM101 gene encoding transmembrane protein 101 — translated: MASKIGSRRWMLQLIMQLGSVLLTRCPFWGCFSQLMLYAERAEARRKPDIPVPYLYFDMGAAVLCASFMSFGVKRRWFALGAALQLAISTYAAYIGGYVHYGDWLKVRMYSRTVAIIGGFLVLASGAGELYRRKPRSRSLQSTGQVFLGIYLICVAYSLQHSKEDRLAYLNHLPGGELMIQLFFVLYGILALAFLSGYYVTLAAQILAVLLPPVMLLIDGNVAYWHNTRRVEFWNQMKLLGESVGIFGTAVILATDG